A part of Candidatus Babeliaceae bacterium genomic DNA contains:
- the mreC gene encoding rod shape-determining protein MreC: MAYQQNSLISLRMFLIGSIIFFAASRLFVLRPGTVEHVTSYILFPVIMCEHHVIKPIKKMLENRKTIDELTTIIDKYRQDNSALLAENIALVSTALYLEDYKELYEYEQRYSQENVVQAHVIVQNFSQNMHYLLLDKGHHAGVKVDMVAVHNNCLLGRVVEVYPYYCKIILITDPSCKIAAVCAKTHAQGIHEGLHEFNATAFTFVSHLNNLEVGDMIISKGDGLIFPHGFGLGRIKSYKLNEFSYVVEIEPLIDVRSISVCSLVYKK, from the coding sequence ATGGCTTATCAACAAAACTCTTTAATTTCTTTACGTATGTTTCTTATCGGTAGTATTATTTTTTTTGCTGCGAGCAGATTGTTTGTCCTGAGACCAGGAACTGTCGAGCATGTAACTTCATATATCTTATTCCCCGTTATTATGTGTGAGCATCATGTTATTAAACCTATTAAAAAAATGCTTGAAAATCGTAAAACAATAGATGAGTTAACAACAATTATTGATAAGTATCGTCAGGACAATTCTGCTTTATTAGCAGAAAATATAGCCTTGGTGTCAACTGCTCTTTATTTAGAAGATTATAAAGAATTGTATGAATATGAGCAGCGATATTCCCAAGAAAATGTTGTACAGGCGCATGTTATCGTACAAAATTTTTCTCAAAATATGCATTATTTGCTGCTTGATAAGGGGCACCATGCAGGCGTTAAGGTTGACATGGTGGCTGTTCACAATAATTGTTTGCTCGGGCGCGTAGTTGAGGTGTATCCCTACTATTGTAAAATAATTTTGATTACTGATCCAAGTTGTAAGATTGCTGCCGTGTGCGCCAAAACTCATGCTCAGGGAATTCATGAAGGCCTGCATGAATTTAATGCAACTGCATTTACTTTTGTAAGCCATCTTAATAATCTTGAAGTTGGAGATATGATAATTTCTAAAGGAGACGGTCTTATTTTCCCCCATGGCTTTGGGCTTGGTCGTATTAAATCGTATAAACTTAATGAATTTAGTTATGTTGTTGAAATTGAGCCCCTGATTGATGTTCGTTCAATTTCAGTTTGTTCGCTTGTATATAAAAAATGA
- a CDS encoding AAA family ATPase, protein MKKLSQDFIANMSGPALDKVKVTFADVIDVNKYPFSLPIIKNLQEIEFPTQVTFFIGENGSGKSTILEAIAYKAGFGIEGGSKNINFATTHQNAYNGTQNLADAFTLSWRSKPANQNGYFFRAESFFNIANYIDELAKEDFKAYASYGGKSLHAQSHGESFLAFFNNRLGDGGFFILDEPEAALSPQRQLSLLAIMHKICKNPHSQFIIATHSPILLAYPNATIYSCDSDTLTKIAYTDAQHYKITKQFLDNPDRYLHHLFED, encoded by the coding sequence ATGAAAAAATTATCACAGGATTTTATTGCGAATATGAGCGGCCCGGCATTAGACAAAGTTAAAGTCACATTTGCAGATGTAATTGATGTTAACAAGTACCCTTTTTCTCTACCGATCATTAAGAATTTACAAGAAATAGAATTTCCCACACAAGTTACTTTTTTCATTGGAGAAAACGGCTCTGGCAAATCAACCATACTTGAAGCAATCGCCTATAAGGCTGGTTTTGGTATCGAAGGTGGCAGTAAAAACATCAACTTTGCCACAACACATCAAAACGCTTACAACGGTACACAAAATCTTGCTGATGCCTTTACGCTTTCGTGGCGCAGCAAACCCGCCAATCAAAATGGTTATTTTTTTAGGGCCGAAAGCTTTTTTAATATAGCCAATTATATTGATGAACTAGCCAAAGAAGATTTTAAAGCTTACGCCTCATATGGCGGAAAATCATTACACGCCCAATCACATGGCGAAAGTTTTCTGGCATTTTTTAATAACCGTCTTGGTGACGGTGGTTTTTTTATTTTGGATGAACCGGAAGCAGCCTTATCACCCCAACGGCAATTATCATTGCTTGCCATCATGCATAAAATCTGCAAAAATCCCCATTCTCAATTTATTATCGCAACACACTCACCGATACTGTTGGCATACCCCAATGCAACCATTTATTCTTGCGATTCAGATACGTTAACCAAAATTGCATATACTGATGCGCAACATTATAAAATTACAAAACAGTTCTTAGATAATCCAGACCGCTATTTACATCATTTATTTGAAGATTAG
- the sppA gene encoding signal peptide peptidase SppA yields MAKIADYLKNIFYLLIIVQLVPLLFMVIKKQYNNVMNPKTKVAVITIKGTVDNASQYTKHLQKYFKDKEIKALLLKIDSPGGTAGTAQTIFNEIKELKKEFPKPIVSLVENSCASGAYYIACATDTIIAPASSFIGSIGVYITQPNFKEFIEQFKIHYSVTQSGMYKTVGDPLLAPTTEGQALLQELTHDTYQQFISDVAECRHIPLQSNKEWADGKIFTGRQALGLKLIDKLGCFSTTEKIIKEKACITTEIEWIKPSKPSPLTTLFGGDDQDGQSYLETTLNTVYSWVTSKLDIAIV; encoded by the coding sequence ATGGCAAAAATAGCTGATTACCTCAAAAATATTTTCTACCTGCTGATCATAGTTCAATTAGTCCCTCTTCTTTTTATGGTTATAAAAAAGCAATATAACAACGTTATGAACCCCAAAACAAAAGTTGCTGTTATCACAATAAAAGGGACCGTCGACAATGCGAGCCAATATACAAAGCATTTACAAAAATATTTTAAAGATAAAGAAATAAAAGCACTCTTATTAAAAATAGATTCACCAGGAGGAACAGCAGGAACAGCTCAAACTATTTTTAATGAAATAAAAGAGCTTAAAAAAGAATTCCCCAAGCCAATTGTCAGCCTGGTTGAAAATAGCTGCGCCTCAGGAGCATATTATATCGCCTGCGCCACCGACACCATTATTGCACCGGCATCATCATTTATCGGCAGCATTGGGGTCTATATTACACAACCAAATTTTAAAGAGTTTATAGAACAATTTAAAATTCATTATAGCGTTACTCAAAGCGGCATGTATAAAACAGTTGGAGATCCCCTTTTAGCACCAACCACTGAAGGCCAAGCGTTATTACAAGAACTCACTCATGATACGTATCAACAATTTATTAGTGATGTAGCAGAATGCAGGCATATACCGTTGCAATCCAACAAAGAATGGGCTGATGGTAAAATATTTACTGGAAGACAAGCACTTGGACTCAAGCTCATAGACAAACTAGGATGTTTTTCAACAACAGAAAAAATAATTAAAGAAAAAGCATGCATAACAACTGAGATAGAATGGATTAAACCATCAAAGCCGTCTCCACTCACAACGCTTTTCGGCGGAGATGATCAAGATGGTCAATCATATCTCGAGACTACATTAAATACCGTATATAGTTGGGTTACCAGCAAACTAGATATTGCAATAGTATAA
- the zwf gene encoding glucose-6-phosphate dehydrogenase: MAVQTIIVFGVTGDLSVRLLLPAVYELIKKKKKLLIIGVADQKTTAIEILSHARAYIKELHQVTFDELVRSFFYYQCDIASSDTYAQLSQFVDQCEHIFGCDQQRVVYCATPSDLFCSIVKNSVHARLICSKNILHRVVFEKPLGWDVVSARAINDGITAFLSAEQIYYIDHYLTRELVNNILVLRSANAIFEPLWNNNYIHRIVVTLNESASIEHRGKYYDRYGALKDVMQNHLLQLAALITMEKPENLDSATLHAYKTKILQNMRVVQAVIGQYDGYLDEQDVHAHSTTETFAALKIVIDTSIWQKVPVYLVTGKCLTRKETEINIFFKEQHACLFNSNQLCMPNVLTIRIFPDEGFVLTVNAKKPGINDETVRVPLEFCYTCLFGPYTPQAYELLLDKVLRGDRSSTVSFNEIEYQWNIIDEVKRMQLPLHTYKKGSLGPVAAYDMMKDHI; the protein is encoded by the coding sequence ATGGCTGTTCAAACTATTATTGTTTTTGGTGTAACGGGCGATTTGTCAGTGAGGCTCTTATTGCCTGCAGTATATGAACTTATTAAAAAAAAGAAAAAATTATTGATTATTGGCGTTGCTGATCAAAAAACCACAGCAATAGAAATTTTGTCTCACGCTCGAGCTTATATAAAAGAGCTTCATCAAGTAACATTTGATGAACTTGTAAGAAGTTTTTTCTATTATCAGTGTGATATTGCAAGTAGTGATACGTACGCGCAGTTATCTCAATTTGTTGATCAGTGTGAACATATTTTTGGTTGCGATCAACAAAGAGTTGTGTATTGCGCCACGCCTTCAGATCTTTTTTGTTCTATTGTTAAAAACAGTGTTCATGCTCGTTTAATTTGCTCAAAAAATATATTGCATCGGGTTGTTTTTGAAAAACCATTGGGATGGGATGTAGTGTCCGCCCGGGCAATAAATGACGGTATAACGGCTTTTTTGAGTGCAGAGCAAATTTATTATATCGATCATTATTTAACACGAGAATTAGTGAATAATATTCTTGTTTTGCGTTCTGCAAATGCTATTTTTGAGCCATTGTGGAATAATAATTATATACATCGTATTGTAGTAACACTTAATGAGTCCGCTTCGATTGAACATCGTGGTAAGTATTATGATCGATACGGTGCATTAAAAGATGTTATGCAAAATCATTTATTACAGCTTGCTGCGCTTATCACTATGGAAAAACCTGAAAATCTTGATAGTGCAACATTGCATGCGTATAAAACGAAAATATTACAAAATATGCGTGTGGTGCAGGCGGTTATAGGTCAATATGACGGGTATTTGGATGAGCAAGATGTACACGCGCATTCAACAACAGAAACGTTTGCGGCGCTTAAGATAGTGATAGATACCAGTATTTGGCAAAAAGTTCCTGTGTATCTTGTCACCGGCAAGTGCCTTACGCGTAAAGAAACCGAGATTAATATATTTTTCAAAGAACAACATGCCTGTTTATTTAATAGTAACCAGTTGTGTATGCCTAATGTTCTTACTATTCGTATTTTTCCTGATGAAGGTTTTGTGTTAACAGTTAATGCGAAAAAGCCTGGTATAAATGATGAGACGGTACGCGTTCCTTTAGAATTTTGTTATACGTGCTTATTTGGCCCGTATACGCCGCAAGCTTATGAGCTTTTACTTGATAAGGTATTACGGGGAGATCGTTCTAGCACGGTGAGTTTTAATGAAATCGAATATCAATGGAATATTATCGATGAAGTTAAGCGAATGCAATTGCCCCTACACACATATAAAAAGGGTTCTCTAGGCCCTGTAGCTGCCTATGACATGATGAAAGATCATATATGA
- a CDS encoding NADP-dependent phosphogluconate dehydrogenase produces the protein MKKISRIGMVGLGTMGKLLSTRLLRAGYDVVGYDIAPTRVEIPEFVKHFKQVISFEEMIKNNVDIIWLMLPAGEAVDVIVGQVIALGLHNTIIIDGGNSHYKDSIRRYEYLQKQRIQFVDCGVSGGQLGCEEGFSLMVGGQLDSFTYCLPIFAALAAQDGYVYCGPSGAGHYVKMVHNGIEYALLQAYGEGFDILRNGYYNNLDIAHISDAWMHGALIRSYLLSLISQELNKDQYLISVSGKVGQHGTGKWTVEEAQERHIAASLIAQAVKIREDSLKTGGSFATKLIALMRHVFGGHAFFN, from the coding sequence ATGAAAAAAATATCACGCATTGGTATGGTCGGGTTGGGTACGATGGGGAAGCTTTTATCAACACGTTTGTTACGTGCGGGTTATGATGTTGTTGGTTATGATATTGCTCCCACACGTGTCGAAATACCTGAATTTGTGAAGCATTTTAAACAGGTAATTTCATTTGAAGAGATGATTAAAAATAACGTAGATATAATCTGGTTAATGCTCCCTGCCGGAGAAGCGGTTGATGTAATAGTGGGACAGGTTATAGCTCTTGGGTTGCATAATACTATTATTATTGATGGTGGCAATAGCCACTATAAAGATTCTATAAGAAGATACGAGTACTTGCAGAAACAACGTATACAATTTGTAGATTGTGGTGTTTCTGGCGGCCAATTAGGATGCGAAGAAGGCTTTTCTCTTATGGTTGGTGGTCAATTAGATAGTTTTACGTATTGTCTGCCTATTTTTGCAGCACTAGCTGCTCAAGATGGCTATGTATATTGCGGTCCATCGGGCGCTGGTCATTATGTAAAGATGGTACATAATGGGATAGAATACGCTCTTTTGCAGGCCTATGGCGAAGGCTTCGATATTTTGCGCAATGGTTATTATAATAATCTTGATATCGCTCACATTAGTGACGCGTGGATGCATGGGGCTCTTATTCGTTCATATCTTCTATCGCTTATATCTCAAGAGCTTAACAAAGATCAATATCTTATATCTGTTTCAGGTAAGGTTGGTCAACATGGTACCGGAAAATGGACTGTCGAAGAAGCGCAAGAACGGCACATTGCAGCTTCTCTTATTGCGCAGGCGGTTAAAATTCGAGAAGATTCACTAAAAACAGGTGGCTCTTTTGCCACTAAATTGATTGCTCTCATGAGACATGTATTTGGTGGTCACGCTTTTTTTAATTAA
- a CDS encoding SGNH/GDSL hydrolase family protein, giving the protein MGQTEYIFTYNDVTKIPFSIHWTASKTIRDVITQGLDITQYGARENDIALFTFGEVDVRHYSIDKERENKNFDKVLDSLVANYIAIINQNKKRYNNFHCIIMEVMPPVSNPGFYGPLADRISITHALNKKLSEACRIHDILFLRLHDLYANPDGSLNSALSDGCVHINMNHNLPLRRRLIELLLESKINVH; this is encoded by the coding sequence ATGGGGCAAACAGAATACATTTTTACTTATAATGACGTAACAAAAATACCATTTTCTATTCATTGGACAGCATCAAAAACTATACGCGACGTTATAACTCAAGGATTGGATATCACTCAATATGGGGCTCGAGAAAATGATATCGCTCTCTTTACTTTTGGTGAAGTAGATGTGCGACACTACAGCATTGACAAAGAAAGAGAAAATAAAAATTTTGATAAAGTTCTTGATTCTCTTGTTGCAAACTATATTGCAATAATTAATCAGAATAAAAAACGTTATAACAACTTTCACTGCATCATAATGGAAGTCATGCCGCCAGTATCTAACCCCGGTTTTTATGGACCACTTGCAGATAGAATTTCAATAACACATGCATTAAACAAAAAATTAAGCGAAGCTTGCAGGATACACGATATACTCTTTTTGCGGCTACATGATCTTTATGCAAATCCAGATGGCTCACTCAATTCTGCCCTATCCGACGGCTGCGTTCATATTAATATGAATCACAATTTACCCCTCAGACGCCGTTTAATAGAATTGTTATTAGAATCAAAAATTAACGTACACTGA